A stretch of the Nitratifractor salsuginis DSM 16511 genome encodes the following:
- a CDS encoding NADH-ubiquinone oxidoreductase subunit E family protein, which translates to MKRYDLRHLHDNFYDRMIELIETDLKPKEVGIFLFEVGDFSPIQKSADLVKEHGHELMNSLKFNEVDWTIVVKRKGD; encoded by the coding sequence ATGAAACGATACGACCTGCGACACCTTCACGACAACTTCTACGACCGGATGATCGAATTGATCGAGACCGACCTCAAGCCCAAAGAAGTGGGGATCTTTCTTTTCGAGGTCGGAGACTTTTCTCCCATTCAAAAGAGTGCGGATCTCGTCAAAGAGCATGGCCACGAACTGATGAACTCACTGAAGTTCAATGAAGTGGATTGGACCATCGTGGTCAAGCGAAAGGGCGACTGA
- a CDS encoding FAD-dependent oxidoreductase, translating into MAKVVFSTWRGESIDNRGKSREEWEESAFKLPENYDEGKPSKAFIGWDGVAIFDEEIDAVRLATEYAATYQKYSEACGRCAPGRWGGRILYDLLDKIARGEGSFADVEHLREVSQTMMLTSKCEIGRTVPKPILDLMEHYKEQFDTCIAEQRKSPHYDLDDLNYIAKVTAPCTDMCPSHVDIPAYIEGVRDMVFTESLEATRQTMPLAHTCGRVCPHPCEDACRRANLDEPISIMELKRLGADYETDHHLGFLHPQEPKPLRNDGKKVAIVGAGPAGLTAAYYLGLEGIKVDIFEELPVLGGEVAVGVPEYRMPIDKYNKDIELVTSLEAVDVHTNHRVDAERLKELDAEYDAVLLAFGTRLSKKVRAENEREDMEGYWPAIQMLDQVNLWNKYGIGEPASKKLKDSTVVCVGGGFTSMDVVRCSIREGAKKVIMLYRRDEKTIIRNTTYEEYHEAVEEGVEFIFHAAIERIVDENNKLKKVICNRYELVPNPDGGRPKLEKIEGADFEIECDWLIPAVSQAADLSILPEEWDLKLTSWNTLLTNGRDYMTSRPGLFAAGDCEYGPMTIVNAVGQAKRAASVISRYIYDGKVSLTDQEIMEDHLNKLKVYDKNEKVTGWMPGIPRQESEKLSVEERRDNNREVNLGFTGEQAIAEAERCMRCYYISMVAV; encoded by the coding sequence ATGGCGAAGGTCGTTTTCTCCACCTGGCGGGGTGAATCCATCGACAATCGAGGGAAATCCCGGGAAGAGTGGGAAGAGTCGGCATTCAAGCTCCCGGAAAACTACGATGAGGGGAAACCCTCCAAAGCCTTTATCGGTTGGGACGGCGTGGCGATCTTCGATGAGGAGATCGACGCCGTCCGTCTGGCGACGGAGTATGCCGCGACCTATCAGAAGTATTCGGAAGCCTGTGGCCGCTGTGCTCCGGGCCGTTGGGGCGGGCGCATCCTCTATGATCTCCTGGATAAGATCGCTCGGGGGGAAGGCTCCTTCGCCGATGTGGAACACCTCCGTGAAGTCTCCCAGACCATGATGCTCACCTCCAAGTGTGAAATCGGCCGCACGGTTCCCAAGCCGATCCTGGATTTGATGGAGCACTACAAAGAGCAGTTCGATACCTGCATCGCCGAACAGCGTAAATCACCCCATTACGATCTGGATGACCTCAATTACATTGCGAAAGTGACGGCCCCCTGTACGGACATGTGCCCCTCCCATGTTGATATTCCCGCCTACATCGAGGGGGTGCGGGATATGGTCTTCACCGAATCTCTGGAGGCGACCCGCCAAACTATGCCTCTGGCCCATACCTGCGGCCGGGTCTGTCCTCATCCCTGTGAAGATGCCTGCCGGCGGGCCAATCTGGACGAGCCCATCTCCATTATGGAGCTCAAGCGACTGGGCGCCGATTACGAGACGGACCATCACCTGGGCTTTCTCCATCCTCAGGAGCCCAAGCCTCTGCGTAACGACGGCAAGAAGGTCGCCATTGTCGGTGCAGGCCCTGCCGGGTTGACTGCGGCCTATTATCTCGGCCTGGAAGGGATCAAGGTCGATATCTTCGAAGAGCTTCCCGTCCTGGGAGGCGAAGTGGCGGTCGGGGTTCCCGAATACCGGATGCCCATTGATAAGTACAATAAAGACATTGAACTAGTCACCTCCCTCGAAGCGGTCGATGTCCACACCAATCATCGGGTTGATGCCGAGCGGCTGAAAGAGCTGGATGCCGAATATGACGCGGTCTTGCTTGCCTTCGGAACCCGTCTCTCCAAAAAGGTACGTGCCGAGAACGAACGTGAGGATATGGAAGGGTACTGGCCGGCCATTCAAATGCTCGATCAGGTCAACCTCTGGAACAAATACGGCATCGGGGAACCTGCTTCCAAGAAGCTCAAGGATTCGACGGTCGTCTGTGTCGGAGGGGGCTTTACCTCCATGGACGTCGTGCGTTGTTCTATCCGTGAGGGGGCCAAAAAGGTCATTATGCTCTACCGAAGGGATGAGAAGACCATCATCCGCAACACCACCTACGAAGAGTATCACGAAGCGGTCGAAGAGGGAGTGGAATTTATCTTCCATGCCGCCATCGAGCGGATCGTGGATGAGAACAACAAGCTCAAGAAGGTGATCTGCAACCGTTACGAATTGGTGCCCAACCCCGATGGCGGACGTCCCAAACTGGAAAAGATCGAAGGGGCCGATTTCGAGATCGAATGTGACTGGCTCATCCCGGCGGTTTCCCAAGCGGCCGATCTGAGCATCCTGCCAGAAGAGTGGGACCTCAAGCTCACCAGCTGGAATACCCTGCTCACCAACGGCCGGGATTATATGACCAGTCGTCCGGGACTCTTCGCCGCGGGAGACTGCGAATACGGTCCGATGACCATCGTCAATGCCGTGGGCCAGGCCAAACGGGCCGCCTCGGTGATCAGCCGCTATATCTATGACGGCAAAGTGAGTCTGACGGATCAGGAGATTATGGAGGATCACCTCAACAAACTCAAAGTCTACGACAAAAACGAGAAGGTCACCGGCTGGATGCCCGGTATCCCGCGCCAGGAGAGTGAAAAGCTGAGCGTCGAAGAGCGCCGGGACAACAACCGGGAAGTCAACCTGGGCTTCACGGGTGAACAGGCGATCGCCGAAGCGGAGCGCTGTATGCGCTGTTACTACATTTCGATGGTGGCGGTGTGA
- a CDS encoding 2Fe-2S iron-sulfur cluster-binding protein: MSERKKMPETVTLTIDGKEITAKWGTTILQAARNNGIYIPTMCYLSKVEPIGSCRMCVVEVEGVEGMILSCMEKAVDGAVVRTGGEKLFRERQKIMELYDVNHPLECGVCDKSGECDLQNKTLEFGVKEQEFAAKDQYRPVQNWGFISYDPSLCIMCEKCVRTCTEIIGDDALAIETGGYKSTIVATRDLDDCAQCGECMAVCPVGALVSTDFKYTSNAWELEKIPASCAHCSAGCQMTYEVKQTSIDNPEPKIYRVTNDFEFSTLCGAGRFGYDFENRQASRDPQKLEQAVEAFKKAETIRFASVISNEEALLLRRIAEKTGAKLVCDEARGFQRFLRAYREASGRSLPSANLETVRKSRAIITLGTRLYDDAPMVKFAVATAGRREKAQVIYCHPMEDPRLQNQVTQYLKYEPGSEEGVAALLATLLVDRDRAPEDLTAYLDDLDIGYLSAESNVSEEELDQLKMALWKRRGFTLIVGEDLYNHPRVENIARLLVAIERYSDFRLLVIPPASNTLGVALIDDLADEAQGYTVGINTPGDFVLSALGDGDLDLPAMNQQEGTLTNLEGRVVPTHPTLPYAGWELADIARRLGCSFEHVIDLTPELPAEEGYQPIAFDDLPDYFDAVGREFRGYLLERQEEEVPFPVPEEPEELESYDGTILYRCNPDRHFSPFTAKTHQLREEAILRGSAQFAMAAKLSDGDRVRFVQDGITYERVFRIDTSMKGTIAINPTFDTGLRSFAISSYRFSPVKIEKTGKADE, from the coding sequence ATGAGTGAGCGTAAAAAGATGCCCGAAACGGTTACCCTGACCATCGACGGCAAAGAGATTACGGCCAAGTGGGGGACGACGATCCTCCAGGCAGCACGGAACAACGGGATCTACATCCCGACCATGTGCTACCTGAGCAAGGTCGAGCCCATCGGCTCCTGCCGGATGTGCGTGGTGGAGGTCGAAGGGGTCGAGGGAATGATCCTCTCCTGTATGGAAAAAGCGGTCGATGGAGCCGTGGTCCGTACCGGGGGAGAGAAACTCTTCCGGGAGCGCCAAAAGATTATGGAGCTCTACGATGTCAACCACCCCCTCGAGTGCGGGGTCTGCGACAAGAGCGGTGAGTGCGACCTGCAGAACAAGACCCTCGAATTCGGGGTGAAAGAGCAGGAATTCGCCGCCAAGGATCAGTATCGCCCGGTGCAGAACTGGGGCTTCATCAGTTACGATCCTTCCCTCTGCATTATGTGCGAAAAGTGTGTGCGCACCTGTACCGAGATCATCGGGGACGACGCGCTGGCCATCGAGACCGGGGGATACAAATCGACCATCGTCGCGACCCGGGATCTGGATGATTGCGCCCAGTGCGGCGAATGTATGGCGGTCTGTCCCGTCGGGGCCCTGGTGAGCACCGATTTCAAATATACCTCCAACGCCTGGGAGCTGGAGAAGATCCCCGCCAGCTGCGCCCACTGCTCCGCGGGATGTCAAATGACCTACGAAGTGAAGCAGACTTCCATCGACAATCCCGAGCCGAAGATTTACCGGGTGACCAACGACTTCGAGTTCAGCACCCTCTGCGGGGCCGGGCGTTTCGGCTATGATTTCGAAAACCGCCAGGCGAGCCGAGATCCCCAAAAGCTCGAGCAAGCCGTCGAAGCGTTCAAAAAGGCGGAAACGATTCGCTTCGCTTCGGTCATCAGCAACGAAGAGGCCCTGTTACTGCGGCGCATCGCCGAAAAGACCGGGGCGAAACTGGTCTGCGACGAAGCAAGGGGCTTCCAGCGCTTCCTGCGGGCCTATCGGGAAGCCTCCGGCCGCTCCCTCCCTTCGGCGAATCTCGAAACGGTTCGCAAGAGCCGGGCGATCATTACCCTGGGAACCCGCCTCTACGACGATGCTCCGATGGTCAAGTTCGCCGTGGCGACTGCCGGGCGCCGGGAAAAGGCCCAGGTGATCTACTGCCATCCGATGGAAGATCCGCGCCTGCAGAACCAGGTGACCCAATACCTCAAATATGAACCCGGCAGCGAAGAGGGCGTTGCCGCGCTGCTGGCTACGCTGCTGGTCGACCGGGACCGGGCGCCCGAGGATTTGACGGCCTATCTGGATGATCTGGATATCGGGTACCTGAGCGCGGAGAGCAATGTCTCGGAAGAGGAGCTCGATCAGCTCAAGATGGCGCTTTGGAAACGGCGGGGCTTCACCCTCATCGTGGGGGAAGATCTCTACAACCATCCGCGGGTCGAAAACATCGCCCGGCTCTTGGTAGCTATCGAACGCTACAGCGATTTCCGCCTGCTGGTCATTCCCCCGGCTTCCAATACTTTGGGGGTCGCACTGATCGACGATTTGGCCGACGAGGCGCAAGGGTACACGGTGGGCATCAATACCCCCGGGGACTTCGTCCTCTCGGCGCTGGGCGACGGGGACCTGGATTTGCCGGCGATGAACCAGCAGGAGGGGACCCTGACCAATCTGGAGGGCCGCGTCGTGCCCACCCATCCGACCCTGCCCTATGCGGGGTGGGAGTTGGCGGATATCGCCCGAAGGTTGGGATGTTCGTTCGAGCACGTCATAGACTTGACCCCCGAGCTCCCTGCCGAGGAGGGGTATCAGCCCATCGCTTTCGACGATCTTCCTGACTACTTCGATGCCGTGGGCAGGGAGTTCCGCGGTTATCTGCTGGAGCGTCAGGAAGAGGAGGTCCCTTTCCCTGTGCCCGAAGAGCCCGAAGAGCTGGAGAGTTACGACGGGACGATCCTCTATCGCTGCAATCCCGACCGGCACTTTTCCCCCTTCACCGCCAAGACCCATCAGTTGCGGGAGGAGGCGATTCTCAGAGGCTCGGCACAGTTCGCGATGGCCGCCAAGCTCTCCGACGGTGACCGGGTGCGCTTCGTCCAGGATGGGATCACATATGAGCGGGTGTTTCGGATTGATACGTCTATGAAGGGGACGATCGCGATCAACCCGACATTCGACACGGGGCTAAGGAGCTTTGCGATATCCTCTTATAGATTCAGTCCCGTAAAAATAGAGAAGACAGGGAAGGCCGATGAGTAA
- a CDS encoding NADH-quinone oxidoreductase subunit G gives MSKNEITIKIDGVECRTTEGEYVLNAARANGIFIPAICYLTRCSPTLACRLCLVEADGKRVYACNAKAKEGMEVVTTTEEILEERRAIMEVYDVNHPLQCGVCDQHGECELQNYTLEMGVDSQHYAIADTKREVKNWSTVLHYDAALCIVCERCVTVCKDMIGDSALKTGPRGGDKVDKEYKEMMPKDAYAMWNKLQKSIIVPSNGTEHTNCSDCGECTAVCPVGALTERDFVYKANPWELKSIPATCAHCSSGCHLYYETRFTSIDNPEEMIFRVKNEWNFQSLCGAGRFGYDYENRDVSKDPEAFDRAVKALEKAETIRFPSMISNEEALMLQRLKEEKGVRLYNPEVRPFQRFLQAYAKASGQSLYGADYKEIMKESDFVMSVGAALRNDNPNARYAFNNVQKMNKGAGLYFHPVGDTLVPTFGKSVECITHKPGQEEAALYLVLDLFAKREELPDSIRDYLDSFHETRKRTVKEKVMKTVKEKVKDEETGEEKEVSKKVPEMVEKEVEYDHNLLAESLGLDPVAFAESFEKMMKKKESFALIVGEDLYGHPRWENLAKLTALAEKYCGMKLAMIPPKSNALGVALICDLDDEASGYTVGYNQPGDFRLSALGDGDLDMPAMNQQEGTMTTMNKRVVPTNAALEYGGYELNDLMNALGLGKRLTVDWTMELPVEKGFQAVAFDDLRDGFLNDGTEIRGYALTALKSAPAEAEAEPASEEAVLEGEVAYRCNPQRQFNDFTDKAHQIFEAFALYASPERAEELGERVEAVFEKGALTLDVVADERMSGPIVAVPDFKAAADVYTLFGDHRYANVTLKKV, from the coding sequence ATGAGTAAAAACGAGATTACGATCAAGATCGACGGGGTGGAATGCCGGACGACGGAGGGGGAATACGTCCTCAATGCCGCGCGCGCCAACGGTATCTTCATCCCTGCCATCTGCTATTTGACACGCTGTTCTCCCACCCTGGCTTGCCGGCTCTGCCTGGTGGAAGCCGACGGGAAGCGTGTCTACGCCTGTAACGCCAAGGCCAAAGAGGGGATGGAGGTGGTCACCACCACTGAAGAGATCCTCGAAGAGCGCCGGGCGATTATGGAGGTCTACGACGTCAACCACCCCCTCCAGTGTGGGGTCTGCGACCAGCACGGAGAGTGTGAGCTGCAGAACTATACCCTGGAGATGGGGGTTGATTCCCAGCACTACGCCATCGCCGATACCAAACGTGAAGTGAAAAATTGGTCGACGGTGCTCCACTATGATGCGGCGCTCTGTATCGTCTGTGAGCGTTGTGTGACGGTCTGTAAGGATATGATCGGCGATAGCGCCCTCAAGACCGGTCCCCGTGGCGGTGACAAAGTGGACAAAGAGTACAAGGAGATGATGCCCAAAGATGCCTACGCGATGTGGAACAAGCTCCAAAAGTCGATCATCGTTCCCAGCAACGGCACCGAGCATACCAACTGCTCCGACTGTGGAGAGTGTACGGCGGTCTGTCCTGTCGGGGCTCTGACCGAGCGGGACTTCGTCTACAAGGCCAACCCCTGGGAGCTCAAGAGTATCCCGGCGACCTGCGCCCACTGCTCCAGCGGCTGCCATCTCTATTACGAGACCCGCTTCACCTCCATCGACAATCCTGAAGAGATGATCTTCCGGGTCAAGAACGAGTGGAACTTCCAATCCCTCTGCGGGGCCGGGCGCTTCGGATACGATTACGAGAACCGTGATGTGAGCAAAGATCCCGAAGCCTTCGACCGGGCGGTCAAGGCACTCGAAAAAGCCGAAACGATCCGCTTCCCCTCGATGATCAGCAACGAAGAGGCCCTGATGCTTCAGCGCCTCAAGGAGGAGAAAGGGGTTCGCCTCTACAACCCCGAAGTACGGCCTTTCCAGCGTTTCCTCCAAGCCTATGCCAAAGCAAGCGGCCAAAGTCTCTACGGTGCCGACTATAAAGAGATTATGAAGGAGAGCGACTTCGTCATGAGCGTCGGCGCCGCGCTGCGCAACGACAACCCCAATGCCCGCTACGCCTTCAACAACGTTCAGAAGATGAACAAAGGGGCGGGCCTCTATTTCCATCCGGTGGGGGATACCCTGGTGCCTACCTTCGGCAAAAGCGTCGAGTGCATCACCCACAAACCGGGTCAGGAAGAGGCGGCGCTTTACCTGGTCCTGGACCTCTTCGCCAAGCGGGAGGAGCTTCCCGACTCGATCCGTGACTATCTCGACTCCTTCCACGAGACCCGCAAACGCACCGTCAAAGAGAAGGTGATGAAGACGGTGAAGGAGAAGGTCAAGGACGAAGAGACCGGAGAAGAGAAAGAGGTCAGTAAGAAGGTCCCCGAGATGGTGGAAAAGGAGGTCGAATACGACCACAACCTTTTGGCCGAGAGCCTGGGGCTTGACCCTGTCGCCTTCGCCGAATCTTTCGAAAAGATGATGAAGAAGAAAGAGTCCTTCGCTCTGATCGTGGGGGAGGACCTCTACGGCCATCCCCGCTGGGAGAATCTGGCGAAGCTGACGGCCCTGGCGGAGAAGTATTGCGGCATGAAGCTGGCGATGATCCCGCCCAAGTCCAACGCTCTGGGCGTCGCTCTCATCTGCGACCTGGATGATGAAGCTTCCGGTTATACCGTCGGATACAACCAGCCCGGCGATTTCCGGCTCAGTGCCCTGGGAGACGGCGATCTGGATATGCCGGCGATGAACCAGCAGGAGGGGACGATGACCACGATGAACAAGCGTGTGGTCCCCACCAACGCCGCGCTGGAGTATGGCGGATACGAGCTCAACGACCTGATGAACGCGCTGGGGCTCGGCAAACGCCTGACCGTCGATTGGACGATGGAACTGCCCGTAGAAAAAGGCTTCCAGGCGGTCGCGTTTGATGATCTGCGCGACGGTTTCCTCAACGATGGGACGGAGATCAGGGGATATGCCCTGACCGCTCTGAAAAGTGCGCCTGCCGAGGCTGAGGCGGAGCCGGCTTCCGAAGAGGCCGTCCTCGAAGGGGAGGTCGCCTACCGGTGCAATCCCCAGCGGCAGTTCAACGACTTTACCGACAAGGCCCATCAGATCTTCGAAGCCTTCGCGCTCTATGCATCGCCGGAGCGGGCCGAAGAGCTGGGAGAGCGGGTCGAGGCGGTCTTCGAGAAGGGCGCTCTGACCCTGGATGTGGTCGCAGATGAGCGGATGAGCGGACCGATCGTCGCGGTCCCCGATTTCAAAGCGGCGGCGGATGTCTATACGCTCTTCGGCGATCACCGCTATGCCAACGTAACTCTGAAAAAGGTGTAA
- the nuoH gene encoding NADH-quinone oxidoreductase subunit NuoH has product MDGYIIGTIIKAALVLAIISALAGFGTYIERKVLAFMQRRLGPTHVGPYGLLQILADGIKLFTKEDFIPSGSNRLIFMIAPIITAATAFIALAAVPMLPEFTIFGVTVRPIIADINIGLLFVLGMMAAGLYGPLLAGMAQDNKWGLLGAARTAVQFLSYEVVTGLSILAPVMIVGSLSLIDFNNYQSGGMGDWLIWKQPLAFVLFLIAGFAETNRTPFDLLEHEAEVVSGYATEYSGMRWGMFFIGEYANMITIGFLASLIFLGGFNSWGFLPGGLAIILKVSFFFFLMLWVRASWPHVRPDQLMWLCWKVLMPLAVINVTLTGLVMMF; this is encoded by the coding sequence ATGGATGGATACATTATCGGAACCATTATCAAGGCCGCCCTGGTCCTGGCGATCATCTCCGCTCTGGCCGGATTCGGTACCTATATCGAGCGGAAGGTCCTGGCCTTTATGCAGCGGCGGCTCGGGCCCACACACGTAGGACCCTATGGCCTCTTGCAGATCCTTGCGGACGGAATCAAGCTCTTCACCAAAGAGGACTTTATTCCCAGCGGGTCCAATCGCCTCATCTTCATGATTGCGCCGATCATCACAGCAGCCACCGCCTTTATCGCGCTGGCCGCCGTTCCGATGCTTCCGGAGTTTACGATTTTCGGTGTCACCGTCCGCCCCATCATTGCCGACATCAATATCGGACTGCTTTTCGTCCTGGGAATGATGGCGGCAGGACTCTACGGACCCCTCCTGGCCGGTATGGCCCAGGACAACAAATGGGGTCTGCTGGGTGCGGCGCGGACCGCGGTTCAGTTTTTGAGCTATGAAGTGGTCACCGGCCTTTCGATTCTGGCTCCCGTAATGATCGTCGGCTCCCTCTCGCTGATCGATTTCAACAATTATCAGAGCGGGGGAATGGGGGATTGGCTCATCTGGAAACAGCCCCTGGCCTTTGTCCTCTTCCTGATCGCCGGCTTTGCCGAGACCAACCGGACCCCCTTCGACCTTCTGGAGCACGAGGCGGAAGTGGTCTCCGGTTATGCGACGGAGTACAGCGGAATGCGCTGGGGAATGTTCTTTATCGGTGAGTATGCCAACATGATCACCATCGGCTTCCTTGCTTCCCTCATTTTCCTGGGCGGATTCAACAGCTGGGGATTCCTCCCCGGAGGTTTGGCGATCATCCTGAAGGTGAGCTTTTTCTTCTTCCTGATGCTGTGGGTCCGTGCCTCCTGGCCCCATGTCCGGCCCGATCAGCTCATGTGGCTCTGCTGGAAAGTCCTGATGCCCTTGGCGGTAATCAATGTGACCCTGACCGGTCTCGTAATGATGTTTTAA